The Bos taurus isolate L1 Dominette 01449 registration number 42190680 breed Hereford chromosome 18, ARS-UCD2.0, whole genome shotgun sequence genome has a window encoding:
- the LOC112442408 gene encoding translation initiation factor IF-2 produces TVGFPWSAPVLSRLLGAGRGEAPRGTAAPGAHPAGGTDAPAAAGREGGGTAGARRGPARPPAGGRGGARRGRAPSGTRPGAAAADGRQTPRTAPAPPRRARRGRAGARRAPRGRPRRPPQLGRSTGRARLASRVAAAAGPPGARAPAGGRPPPATGAPAAPGPGNPPGPAAPPPRPPRRGGGGGAGGERGAGREGAARGGAGEGPRGGGPGRGGGGGASSSRGARPAPLRAPARPTQPLEPILIPKLRIRLADFPYLHCSNMPEAVHLGDLLRIWVRPGARFTPSPPDFQGPARAHRTPPEPRRFPRHGPLSRGVGRILRIVMTHKILGHSYNRSHEKIHFRINKSLVFQQFT; encoded by the coding sequence ACAGTCGGATTCCCCTGGTCCGCACCAGTTCTAAGTCGGCTGCTAGGCGCCGGCCGAGGCGAGGCGCCGCGCGGAACCGCGGCCCCGGGGGCGCACCCGGCGGGGGGGACCGACGCGCCCGCCGCCGCGGGCCGCGAGGGGGGGGGAACGGCGGGGGCGCGGCGCGGCCCGGCGCGGCCGCCGGCGGGCGGGCGCGGGGGGGCGAGGAGGGGGAGGGCCCCCTCCGGAACCCGCcccggcgccgccgccgccgacgGCCGGCAGACCCCGCGCACGGCCCCGGCCCCCCCCCGACGCGCGCGGCGGGGGCGCGCCGGCGCCCGCCGGGCTCCCCGGGGGCGGCCGCGACGCCCGCCGCAGCTGGGGCGATCCACGGGAAGGGCCCGGCTCGCGTCCAgagtcgccgccgccgccggccccCCGGGTGCCCGGGCCCCCGCGGGGGGAAGACCTCCCCCCGCCACCGGGGCCCCGGCCGCTCCCGGCCCCGGGAACCCCCCCGGTCccgccgcccccccaccccgccccccgcggagagggggaggcgggggggcgggaggagagcggggggcggggcgggagggaGCGGCGCGGGGTGGCGCGGGGGAAGGGCCCCGCGGGGGCGGCCCCGGGCGTGGGGGGGGCGGCGGCGCCTCGTCCAGCCGCGGCGCGCGCCCAGCCCCGCTTCGCGCCCCAGCCCGACCGACCCAGCCCTTAGAGCCAATCCTTATCCCGAAGTTACGGATCCGGCTTGCCGACTTCCCTTACCTACATTGTTCCAACATGCCAGAGGCTGTTCACCTTGGAGACCTGCTGCGGATATGGGTACGGCCCGGCGCGAGATTTACACCCTCTCCCCCGGATTTTCAAGGGCCAGCGAGAGCTCACCGGACGCCGCCGGAACCGCGACGCTTTCCAAGGCACGGGCCCCTCTCTCGGGGCGTGGGGAGAATCCTTAGAATTGTAATGACTCATAAAATTTTGGGACATTCTTACAACAGATCACATGAGAAGATTCATTTTAGGATTAATAAATCTTTAGTTTTCCAACAATTTACCTAA
- the LOC100335467 gene encoding small integral membrane protein 20-like, which yields MSRNLRTALIFGGFISLIGAAFYPIYFRPLMQLEEYKKEQAINRAGIVQEDVQPPGLKVWSDPFGQK from the coding sequence ATGTCCCGGAACCTGCGCACTGCTCTCATTTTCGGCGGCTTCATCTCCCTGATCGGCGCCGCCTTTTACCCCATCTACTTCCGGCCCTTAATGCAGCTGGAGGAGTACAAGAAGGAACAAGCCATAAATCGAGCTGGTATTGTTCAAGAAGACGTGCAGCCACCAGGGTTGAAAGTGTGGTCGGATCCATTTGGCCAGAAATGA